The nucleotide sequence CTTGAATTTTTTGCCGTCTATGTTTTGAACAAGATCAAACCAACACGAATCGTCAACATCATAGTTGGCAAAAAAACTTTCTTTTACATGCGGATCATTGTCGCAGGCAAAAACCAGCTTATGCTTAACCCGCATACGCTTTAACGCATGTTCTATTGCTCCTATTCCGCTAAATGCTGTTGCTAATTTCAACATATACTTATCTCTTAATTATATTATATCAGCTACAGAAAATTCTTGCCAGACCTCTGCTATTTTATTGATTCTGCCATGTGTCTTGGCGGGGGGCAAAAAATGGAGGGGATCAAGGGGGGAATTTTTGCCCGCGAGCAGTGCCGGGTCAATCTTCGCTTCTTGGATTTACGGATTAAATTAGGCAAAACAATTTCAAAAGCTTGTTGGGGTTTTAATTTAGGAGCCAATAAGAAAAAATCCCTTTCGGGATTTTTTTATACTAAATAAAATTATATAGCTTAAAATAATTCCCGGCGTTTAGTAATTTGCTTCGCCGGCGGGATACGCCACTCCCGATGAAAATTAAGGAAATAAAAGCGACAGTGATTGTTAAAATCATATAAAGTGGCAATTTATCCATTGACTTATGAAATCAAAATACCGGCAAAAAACAGAAAATAAAAAAGCCTCCGTTTGATGCTATCTCCGGGAGGCAAAATTCTTAGACAATCTTGCGACAGACCTATTTCGCGAGCTTTTTAGCCCTTTGTTGCGAGCTCTTCAGCTCTCTCTTCCAGCGCTTTCTTTTCGTTATTTATTCTTACAATCTCTTCCCGACGCCTTTGCTCTTTATAGGCACGCTCGGACTTCTCAAGTTTAGTATCAATTCGCCTTTTCTCGCGTTGTCGAATTCTATATAGCACGATAATCACCGCCGCGACTGAACCGCCGAGTACTGCCTCTTCCAAACTTTTAGGGATTCTATAAGTGTCGTTGTCTTCCACTGAAATTTTCGGCAAGTGACATCTTCGTCCAAGAGCCAGCTCGGTAAGTTTCTTTATTGAAGCTGGGTCAAGTTCTTGACCATTTAGACAATGGAGTTCCCCCAATGTATCAAGAATCTCAATAAACTGCGGTCTAGTCGCAATCATCCGTTTCTCCGTCTCCTCCTCTGGCGGCAAAAGCCATCTGTCGCTATACTTTTGGACAAACTGCCGGTATTCCCAACCAAGCCAGCTAAAATCCTGCAAGAACTTTTTAAATATTTCTTGCGAATGATTGAGGCGGTAAAGACGACCGAGATACTGGCAGTTTTTCCGGTCCGGTGCGAGAAACCAAAGAACCTTTTCAAACAATCTCTCATCACTCACCATCCACCACCATAAAGGTTCCCCGTAATTTTTTTCACTACCCTTGAAAAAATTCAGACACAGAACGTCAAAGGCTTTTTCTGCGATTGCCCGCCGGTTAACAGAGTTTTTTTCGCCGTTTCCATATCCATATAATCCCTCCTCGCGACAATAAAAGTTACTGTCATTGTTATACCCATCTGCGACTTCCAAAAGAAATAATACTAATTGATGGCGGTCTTTTATCGGCCATCCTTCTCCCACTAAAAGGCCATGTAAGAGGCCAAGCTTTTCGGCAAGGTAAGTAGTCTGTTCCCACCTTTTCAGCCATTCCTCAAAACTGTGCCACACCCTTGGTACAAACTTCAACAAAGGATGAACCGGTTTCTCTTTCTCTTCTTTTTTTAACTCTTCGTTCATGACTTTTCTCCTTATTTATGCCCAGTTATTTAGGGCGGTTGTCAAATACCTATTTTATAAATTACGCCTTTCTATAAATTTGTCAACCCGACACCTCTCCTGCGGGCTAATTCACCCGGCGAGACGCCGACTATAAGCCAGGTTCCCCGTAACTAAAAAGCCGTCATCCAAACGGCTTGAAATTATATCAATTTAAATTGGAGTATTGGTAATTATTAATACCATCTGCCTGTCTCTCCTGAACAAAATCCGACCTGTCCGTCCGAAGCTTCAGCGTAGGCGGGACTTTTTTCCGCGAAAATTCCGACGCTGAATTTTGATCCCATAAATACGAGATGGGCGAGGTTAAAAAAATAAATTTTACAAAGTTGAAATTATTATTTTTGATACTGAAAAACATTTTCAATCGTTTCATCAAAAACCCTGGAGATTTTAAACGCCAATCCCAGCGACGGGACATATTTGTTTTTTTCAATCGCGATAATAGTCTGGCGGGTAACGCCAACTTTGTCGGCCAATTCTTCTTGCGTCATATCGCGCATCGCCCGATAAACTTTAATCTTGTTCGTCGTCTGTTTCTCCATATTTTTTGCTGAAGTATTTATAAAAAAGAGAATAGAAGGCCAAACTGAATAAGGTTATATAGCTTAAAATAATCCCCAGCATTTCGTAATTTGCTTCTCCGAGCCGTCTGCCGATTATAATGAAAACCAGGGAAAGAAAAGCGATGGTAATCGTTAAAATTGTGTAAGTCAAACGGGCCGCACGGCCACCGATGTTTTGAATCCTCTCGTCCACTAAAACCGCCTTTGTCTTTCTTCTGACCAAGAAAAGGAAAAGCAGGCCGATTAATACTCCGGCCAAAGCTAAAACGATGTTGTTATAAACAACCGCTATGGCCACTGTGGCCGAGACAAAAGAAGCGGTCAGCACTTTCATTCTTTTAAATTGTTGGTAATTCATAGGGTTTAATTAAGTTAAGTTTATATTACTAATAGTAAAGTAAACCTTACATTAGGTCAAGCCGATTATCCACAGATAAAAATTATAAAAAATACATCCCCTTTTAGAGATGTATTTTTATATATTGTAAGGCAAAATGCCTCAAAACTTTTAAGCCCGCTTTCTACTTTTTCCAAATGTATTTAACGAGTTGCCAGCCGTATTTGGCGATAACCAATAAAATCAATAAGTAAATGACGAACTGCAGCACGTGGAGAAGAAGCGCGACAAGGTTAACCGTAATATCTTGAGCGACCTGATTGCAATCGCGTACGAATTCTTTGATGGCTGCTTTCCATGAATCTTTTAAGCTTTCTAAATCAACAAATTTGCTCTCAAAAATATCAACGCGGAAATAAGTGTATTCCAACCGGTCGAGCTGCTCTGCTTTTGACCGTTCAATTTGCTCAAGCTGAGAATTAATATTAATCCGCTCCTGCGTCAACCGCTCAATAATATTTATCTTGCTATCAATAATTTTAGCCAAACTTTCAACGTCTTGGACCCGGGTGGCCAGCGCGCTGATGTCGTCATACGCGCTGACGGCCTTTTTCAAAGTTTCGTCAATGGACGCTAATTTCTTTTCTAATATCTCCACCTCGCTCGTAAAATCATCAATCAATTTTTTTATCGTGTAAGTATTTTCCGAAAGCTCTTTTGGGTCAAGCCCTTTGATAATGGCCAAAACTTCATTGGCTTTGTCCCGCTTGGCCTT is from Patescibacteria group bacterium and encodes:
- a CDS encoding helix-turn-helix transcriptional regulator → MEKQTTNKIKVYRAMRDMTQEELADKVGVTRQTIIAIEKNKYVPSLGLAFKISRVFDETIENVFQYQK
- a CDS encoding DUF2178 domain-containing protein, which encodes MNYQQFKRMKVLTASFVSATVAIAVVYNNIVLALAGVLIGLLFLFLVRRKTKAVLVDERIQNIGGRAARLTYTILTITIAFLSLVFIIIGRRLGEANYEMLGIILSYITLFSLAFYSLFYKYFSKKYGETDDEQD